The following proteins come from a genomic window of Diorhabda sublineata isolate icDioSubl1.1 chromosome 7, icDioSubl1.1, whole genome shotgun sequence:
- the LOC130446292 gene encoding fatty acid synthase-like, whose amino-acid sequence MDIVPCDVVVSGIGGYFPKAINVEEFKERLLSNESLLSQRFNQNDLQSASGLVGCIDSNLFDNSYFGIHKQQCFYMDPMHRLALERTFEALADAGVSVAEVKGKRIGVFMGSTIGENDHLFMESVVSGFGVTGHSRAMLANRISYWLNLKGPSVAYDCNWVSGVELLRLAYCAIKTGQCDSVIIGTTNLAMHSQYHAMYEEMGFLSTDGSTKAFDADAKGYARSEGVVILYIQRSTDARRQYASVVNVATRFDGTTPDKFMSIDEDNMVKFLEEFYEKCEVKSNDVEFVEAYGCGLKEIDKRELNALERVYCKNRPKPLSVGSIKTITGHAEASSALFSIVKTLLAMETETIPATLQYTTPNPEIKGLLNGNLEVLTTNKKWEPTFAAVNALGTSSYFGHVVFKANPKKKVLKKINFPVLLNVSTRTEEGINKIMETLQKKPHDPEFYNLTQQFFSRSIQGHLYRGYILLGNEQPKQEIMNYMGNKRQIWFVYSGMGSQWNNMLGDLMQIDVFAESINKSCEILSKKGVDLMKILTSEDKTIFDNILHCFVGIAAMQIALTDVLRALGIEPDGIIGHSVGELGCAYADGCMTHEQMILSSYSRGKASLEATLIKGMMAAIGLGYNQIKNSIPETIEVACHNAADSCTISGPEEDMEKYVNALSSQGTFAKLVNVANIAYHSRYIKPAAPLLLKYLKEVLPTPMPRSSKWISTSNLESNWGTDLAKNSSAEYHTNNLLSSVLFEEGIKHIPKDSVLIEIAPHGLLQAILKRAVKDSINVPLTRRGAPSGTEFLLQSFGKLYLNGVDMNLSKIYPKIEYPVSRNTPSCSDLVHWNHADNWSRYEDSQKSKKGVRNVDVNLSSSEFLECDGHKIYGKAVFPISQFLNIILQISDSDTTSGVIIFENLHFKKSLIIPSAGSIPLNAMIQLGSGEFEFFSDTDQILTGKMTVLENEEDVSLQEVKVELNQENVKLKDDDVYGELEHRGYKYSGAFKNIKNLTLTLDGSVGRAQWHNRWLTLVETMIQQQLFNEGERNQESRIPKRIQKIIVVHNALPKNETEVDVNFEYDTRILSAPGIEITDIETVPFDQKSQDIRICKMDFVQLDNSVLNNMAAGIEQALLLCMANFNQQNVTKVYISELITSDSLQDHIKEVIKDYSMYYINYTSVKELKHVTVTDSFPQLIILNDIINKDVIRLLNQSSTSFLLAKVDRTQQLDPNLSRVAYFRIGQDHYIICRKATTVKPKIINVKESIVSFRDVQKKSTPWVSELLRTSEECAKTELPIMLVISTVPAEGFNHFYEKIKASPNMQNIRIFYNLDKNSDKLNEAIRRDISLVVLKDGQWFSHLPLSVNIQKNKIAERPSTTPILDNKTISYLGVNLVDETLNVGSKCEIGNIDYCGVAKNGKRVMGLGYLDTENSKLIVDNKLTWEVPSNWNLESAVTVPNAYVCAYYMLVIKARVKHGETVLIHSGCSAIGLAAISIAYSYGCQVFVTVASERQRAYLKKQFDFLQLRNILDFNTSKFENDLLCATGAKGAEVVLNCVSGSLLKSSFQCIAAYGRFIQYGKYDMEEGTSVGMFKFLYNVSLHCVDLQNIFFLDNEIKEEIHQLIEDGIKKYFVRTLRRVVLRPDEIKDVIKVLQDPETIGKVIIQTGNTMSINKINFKDPSRFICNSQSSYLILGGSATNWAYVTEWLVHRGARKIVIASDHKPKKNQLNRRLQILQEYYGATLIIGSSKIQTKQHASQLLAEVGKLGKPHVVFTLPQQSNSTGHDDSVEIFESVLKDVAPEAILVNFDDSAAGVCYRRSSSDFQTYNIIPTNEENLRDAIFGLDTILNSNLSNVILSRDNEETSAQEMFKAAIKDVTKLVPSLDDILHLQKNTSNEPELVQVLTEGPIEIRELAPLFLIPGLTGFTETEEMLKNLLYPTFCAVLPTNPWPWEKLAEAYARKMFEVYPKGVFNIVSTSSGGALAIEIAKQLTKRNARLNLFFVDSSPLRIQQGLQDLGNGVQFEINLLRVIFEINDSEIVKKLNNCPNFESRMNLLLGLREDKTEKKISVLQKGLVNIKDYIEKIKAYAPDGNLVPGIVHVLVPADCSPYDSYGLSSYFKALPLISQFSGDHLSIINDYDAGEYINKNHNQY is encoded by the exons ATGGATATCGTACCTTGTGATGTTGTTGTTTCTGGTATTGGTGGGTATTTTCCCAAAGCTATCAATGTAGAAGAATTTAAAGAAAGGTTATTATCCAACGAATCCTTACTATCACAACGCTTCAACCAAa ATGATCTACAATCGGCGAGTGGTCTTGTTGGTTGTATCGATAGCAATTTATTCGACAACTCCTATTTTGGAATACATAAACAACAATGCTTTTACATGGACCCTATGCATCGTTTAGCTTTAGAAAGAACTTTTGAAGCTCTAGCTGATGCAG GTGTTAGTGTAGCGGAAGTTAAAGGAAAGAGAATAGGAGTTTTCATGGGATCCACCATTGGTGAGAACGACCATTTATTTATGGAGTCAGTTGTTAGTGGTTTTGGTGTGACTGGACACTCCAGGGCTATGTTGGCCAACAGAATTTCATACTGGCTTAACTTAAAAG GTCCAAGTGTCGCTTATGACTGTAACTGGGTATCCGGCGTGGAATTACTTCGTTTGGCTTATTGTGCTATCAAAACAGGACAATGCGATTCTGTCATAATTGGTACTACAAATTTGGCTATGCATTCACAATATCATGCCATGTATGAAGAGATGGGATTTTTATCCACCGATGGAAGCACTAAAGCGTTCGATGCTGATG CGAAGGGATATGCTCGGAGTGAAGGTGTTGTCATTTTATACATCCAGAGATCAACAGATGCGCGAAGACAATATGCCAGTGTTGTTAATGTAGCTACAAGATTTGATGGAACCACTCCGGACAAATTTATGTCTATAGATGAAGATAATATGGTCAAGTTTTTAGAAGAGTTTTATGAGAAGTGCGAGGTTAAATCCAACGACGTAGAATTTGTAGAAGCTTATGGCTGTGGACTTAAA GAAATCGATAAGAGAGAGCTCAACGCACTAGAAAGAGTATACTGTAAAAATAGACCCAAACCACTTTCAGTTGGCTCTATTAAAACTATAACTGGTCACGCCGAAGCGTCTTCAGCACttttttcaattgttaaaaCGTTGTTGGCAATGGAAACTGAGACTATTCCAGCAACTTTACAGTATACCACCCCCAATCCGGAGATTAAAGGATTGTTAAATGGAAATCTCGAAGTATTAACGACTAATAAGAAATGGGAGCCAACTTTTGCAGCTGTAAACGCTTTGGGAACAAGTTCATACTTCGGTCATGTTGTTTTTAAAGCTAATCCTAAAAAGaaggttttgaaaaaaatcaattttccggTATTGCTTAATGTTTCTACTAGAACTGAGGAGggaatcaataaaattatggaAACG ttacaaaaaaagcCGCATGATCCGGAGTTCTACAATTTAACTCAACAGTTCTTCTCACGATCAATCCAGGGACATCTCTATCGCGGTTATATTCTTCTTGGTAATGAACAGCCAAAGCAAGAAATAATG AATTATATGGGAAATAAGAGACAAATTTGGTTCGTTTACTCCGGTATGGGGAGTCAATGGAACAACATGTTGGGAGATTTAATGCAAATAGACGTTTTCGCTGAGTCTATTAATAAATCATGCGAAATATTGAGCAAAAAGGGAGTTGATCTCATGAAGATATTAACCAGCGAAGACAAgacaatatttgacaatattctACATTGCTTCGTAGGAATTGCCGCTATGCAA ATAGCTTTAACAGATGTTTTAAGAGCTCTTGGGATAGAACCTGATGGTATTATAGGACACTCAGTAGGAGAGTTGGGATGTGCTTATGCTGATGGTTGTATGACTCACGAACAAATGATCCTTTCTTCATATTCAAGAGGAAAGGCATCTCTTGAAGCTACTCTCATTAAAGGAATGATGGCTGCAATTG GTCTTGGTTAcaatcaaatcaaaaacagtATTCCTGAAACAATAGAAGTAGCGTGTCATAACGCGGCCGATAGCTGCACTATTTCAGGTCCAGAGGAAGATATGGAGAAATACGTGAATGCTCTATCCAGTCAAGGAACTTTTGCCAAATTAGTGAATGTAGCTAATATAGCATACCACAGTCGATACATCAAACCAGCAGCACCACTCcttttgaaatatctcaagGAGGTCTTACCGACTCCAATGCCAAGATCTTCGAAATGGATTTCGACTTCCAATTTGGAATCCAACTGGGGTACTGACTTGGCTAAAAACTCATCAGCTGAATATCATACTAACAATTTGCTGAGTTCCGTGTTATTCGAGGAAGGGATCAAACATATTCCTAAGGACTCCGTTTTGATTGAAATTGCACCACATGGTTTGCTTCAAGCTATTTTGAAGAGGGCTGTTAAGGATAGTATCAACGTTCCACTCACCCGTAGAGGAGCCCCAAGTGGAACTGAGTTCTTACTACAGAGCTTTGGAAA GTTATACTTGAATGGCGTGGACATGAATCTCTCTAAGATTTATCCAAAGATTGAATATCCAGTTAGTAGAAATACGCCCTCTTGTTCTGATCTAGTTCATTGGAATCACGCAGACAATTGGAGTAGATACGAAGATAGTCAGAAATCGAAAAAGGGAGTTCGAAATGTGGACGTCAATCTCTCATCCAGCGAATTTCTCGAATGTGATGGACACAAAATCTACGGCAAAGCTGTTTTTCCTATTAGTCAATTTTTG aatataatactacaaataTCAGATTCTGACACAACATCAGGAGTCATAATCTTCGAAAATCTGCATTTCAAAAAGTCCTTAATTATACCTTCTGCAGGCTCAATTCCCCTAAACGCTATGATTCAACTAGGCAGTGGAGAATTCGAATTTTTCTCAGACACTGATCAAATTTTGACCGGTAAAATGACTGTCttagaaaatgaagaagatgTAAGTTTACAAGAAGTTAAAGTTGAATTGAACcaagaaaatgtaaaattgaaagACGATGATGTTTATGGGGAACTGGAGCATCGTGGTTATAAATATAGTGGAGCTTtcaagaatattaaaaatttgacattgaccCTTGATG GTTCTGTTGGTAGAGCTCAATGGCATAATAGATGGTTGACATTAGTCGAAACTATGATCCAACAGCAACTTTTCAACGAAGGAGAAAGAAATCAAGAGTCACGTATTCCGAAAcgtattcaaaaaattatcgtgGTACATAATGCATTACCAAAGAATGAAACAGAAGTTGATGTTAACTTCGAGTACGATACTAGGATATTAAGCGCTCCGGGAATCGAAATCACCGATATCGAAACTGTACCGTTCGATCAAAAATCGCAAGATATTCGGATTTGCAAAATGGACTTTGTTCAATTGGACAATAGCGTTTTGAAT aATATGGCGGCAGGAATCGAACAGGCACTACTGTTATGTATGGCcaatttcaatcaacagaacGTTACGAAAGTATATATCTCCGAATTAATCACTAGTGACTCCTTACAGGATCATATAAAGGAAGTTATCAAGGACTATAGCATGTATTAT ATAAACTATACTTCTGTTAAAGAACTTAAACATGTCACCGTAACAGACTCATTCCCTcaactaataattttaaatgatataattaaCAAGGATGTAATAAGATTGCTCAATCAATCATCGACTTCCTTTTTGTTAGCAAAGGTAGATCGTACGCAACAGTTGGATCCGAATTTATCTCGCGTAGCATACTTCCGAATAGGTCAGGACCATTACATAATTTGTAGGAAg GCTACCACTGTTAAACCGAAGATAATAAATGTGAAAGAATCTATCGTCAGTTTTAGAGACGTGCAGAAAAAATCTACTCCGTGGGTTTCAGAACTTCTTCGAACGTCCGAAGAATGCGCCAAAACAGAACTTCCAATAATGTTAGTTATATCAACAGTACCAGCAGAAGGATTTAATCACttctatgaaaaaatcaaaGCTTCACCCAATATGCAGAATATcagaattttctacaatttaGATAAGAATTCAGATAAACTAAATGAAGCAATAAGAAGGGATATTTCGTTGGTAGTCCTTAAAGATGGACAATGGTTTTCTCACCTACCTCTATCTGTGAATATTCAAAAGAATAAGATTGCAGAGAGACCTTCCACTACTCCAATATTGGATAACAAAACTATTAGTTATCTTGGAGTGAATTTGGTTGATGAAACATTGAATGTTGGAAGCAAATGTGAAATTGGTAATATTGATTATTGCGGTGTTGCCAAAAACGGCAAACGAGTGATGGGTTTGGGATATTTGGATACAGAAAATTCCAAGTTAATCGTTGATAATAAATTGACGTGGGAAGTACCTTCCAACTGGAATTTAGAATCGGCTGTTACTGTTCCAAACGCATATGTTTGT GCTTACTACATGCTGGTGATAAAAGCAAGAGTCAAACATGGAGAGACTGTTTTAATACATTCTGGGTGTTCGGCTATAGGACTCGCAGCTATTTCTATAGCTTATAGCTATGGATGCCAAGTATTTGTTACAGTCGCATCCGAAAGGCAAAGAGCTTATTTGAAGAAACAGTTCGACTTT ttacAACTCCGAAATATTTTAGACTTCAATACTTCAAAATTCGAGAATGACCTTTTATGTGCGACTGGCGCTAAGGGAGCAGAAGTTGTTTTAAATTGTGTTTCAGGAAGTTTACTTAAGAGTTCTTTTCAATGTATTGCAGCATATGGTAGATTCATCCAGTATG GAAAATATGATATGGAAGAAGGTACTAGCGTCGGtatgttcaaatttttgtacaatgTCTCTCTTCACTGCGTAgatttgcaaaatatatttttcctggATAACGAAATCAAAGAAGAGATTCATCAATTGATAGAAGACggcattaaaaaatatttcgttagGACATTAAGAAGAGTTGTACTTAGACCTGATGAAATTAAGGATGTTATTAA agtCTTACAAGATCCAGAAACAATAGGAAAAGTTATAATTCAGACCGGAAACACAATGAGcatcaacaaaataaatttcaaagatCCAAGTAGATTTATATGCAATTCGCAAAGTTCATATTTAATCTTAG GTGGATCTGCAACGAATTGGGCTTATGTAACAGAATGGTTGGTTCACAGAGGTGCGAGGAAAATAGTTATAGCTAGTGACCATAAACCTAAAAAGAACCAACTCAATAGAAGACTTCAAATTCTTCAAGAATATTATGGTGCAACATTGATAATCGGATCTAGTAAAATCCAAACCAAACAGCATGCCTCACAACTTTTGGCAGAAGTTGGTAAATTGGGAAAACCACACGTGGTTTTCACATTACCTCAACAATCGAATAGTACTGGACATGATGATTCGGTTGAGATTTTCGAGTCTGTACTGAAAGATGTAGCTCCTGAAGctattttggttaattttgatGATTCGGCTGCAG GGGTATGTTATAGAAGATCCTCTTCAGATTTTCAAACGTATAATATTATCCcaacaaatgaggaaaatttgaGAGATGCAATATTTGGTTTGGATACTATTCTAAATTCAAATCTGAGCAACGTCATATTGAGCCGAGACAATGAGGAAACTTCAGCACAAGAAATGTTCAAGGCTGCAATTAAAG ATGTTACAAAACTTGTACCTAGCCTTGATGATATCCTGCATCTTCAAAAGAATACTTCTAATGAACCTGAATTGGTCCAAGTACTAACAGAAGGCCCTATCGAAATAAGAGAATTGGCGCCACTATTCCTTATTCCTGGTTTGACTGGTTTCACAGAGACGGAAGAGATGCTGAAAAATTTGCTATATCCCACTTTTTGCGCTGTTTTACCAACAAATCCTTGGCCATGGGAAAAGCTTGCTGAAGCTTATGCTCGG aaaatgttcGAAGTATATCCTAAAGGCGTCTTCAATATAGTCAGCACATCGTCAGGTGGCGCTTTGGCCATAGAAATAGCGAAGCAGTTAACAAAGAGAAACGCCAGGCTGAACTTGTTCTTCGTCGACAGTAGTCCACTTAGAATACAACAAGGATTGCAAGATCTTGGAAATGGTGTTCAGTTCGAGATAAACCTTTTAAGGGTTATCTTCGAAATAAACGATTCCGAG ATCgtcaaaaaattgaacaattgtCCCAACTTTGAATCAAGAATGAATTTATTACTTGGTTTACGTGAAGATAAAACTGAGAAGAAAATCAGTGTTCTGCAAAAAGGACTCGTTAATATCAAAGACTATATTGAGAAGATTAAAGCATATGCTCCCGATGGAAATTTGGTACCAGGAATAGTGCATGTTCTAGTACCTGCTGATTGCAGCCCATACGACAGCTACGGCTTATCATCT tattTCAAGGCCTTGCCGCTTATTTCGCAATTTAGTGGTGATCATTTGAGCATCATAAATGATTATGATGCAGGTGAATATATTAATAAGAATCATAATCAGTACTAA